In Aestuariibaculum lutulentum, one DNA window encodes the following:
- a CDS encoding glycosyltransferase family 9 protein, with the protein MSFKIAVNNVRRKVMHSITKNVGSSYKEPEYGSLNPEEIKRVLIIRPNHRLGNQILLTSIVQEVIQSFPNCKIDLFVKGGVAFPVFENYAEVDKIIQLPRKPFNNLYKYAKSWASIKQKSYDLVINGDKDSSSGRLLTDLSRAKFKVYGDVNEDIKTTHPDHRHISKYTIYNLRYFLKNLGVVMPERSLPTLNIKLNDAEIANGKTILDGIIKNKKPTICIYTNATGAKCYSYEWWEAFYERLLKEFPEYNIIEMLPIENISRVNFKAPNFYSKDIREMGGVLHNTAIFIAADNGVMHLAAASLTPTVGFFSVTDEEKYGPYGNGNIAINTNNTTIDDWMQSIHKILD; encoded by the coding sequence ATGTCATTTAAAATAGCAGTAAACAACGTTAGAAGAAAGGTAATGCACAGCATTACTAAAAATGTAGGGAGTTCTTATAAGGAGCCTGAATATGGTTCGTTAAATCCGGAAGAAATTAAGCGGGTTTTAATCATCAGGCCTAACCACAGACTTGGGAATCAGATATTATTAACCTCTATTGTGCAGGAAGTGATTCAAAGCTTTCCGAACTGTAAAATTGACTTGTTTGTAAAAGGAGGTGTCGCTTTTCCGGTGTTTGAAAACTATGCTGAAGTTGATAAAATTATTCAGTTACCGAGAAAGCCTTTCAATAACTTATATAAATACGCAAAAAGCTGGGCATCGATAAAACAGAAATCTTACGATTTGGTGATTAACGGCGATAAAGATTCTTCTTCAGGCCGTTTGTTAACCGATCTTTCAAGAGCCAAGTTTAAAGTGTATGGCGATGTAAATGAAGATATAAAAACAACACATCCCGATCACAGACACATTTCAAAATATACCATTTATAACTTACGTTATTTTTTGAAAAACCTGGGCGTGGTCATGCCGGAGCGTTCTTTGCCAACTTTAAATATTAAATTAAACGATGCCGAAATTGCAAATGGAAAAACCATTTTAGACGGCATTATTAAAAATAAAAAACCAACCATATGCATCTACACAAATGCTACTGGTGCCAAATGTTATTCTTATGAGTGGTGGGAGGCTTTTTACGAACGTTTATTAAAAGAGTTTCCGGAGTATAATATTATTGAAATGCTACCTATTGAAAATATCTCACGGGTTAATTTTAAAGCACCTAACTTTTACAGTAAGGACATTCGTGAAATGGGTGGGGTGCTTCATAATACCGCTATTTTCATTGCAGCCGATAATGGTGTGATGCATCTTGCAGCAGCTTCCTTGACGCCTACCGTTGGGTTCTTCTCTGTAACCGATGAAGAAAAGTACGGGCCTTATGGAAATGGCAACATAGCCATTAATACCAATAACACTACAATTGATGACTGGATGCAGAGTATCCATAAAATTCTGGATTAA
- a CDS encoding DUF1853 family protein — MHHKTKETQLQYQGYANTPLLWNDRKVYNLKQLEFTSETTERFTEVLPDTMRLGKRVERFVSHELSHDASIDILAENIQIQQDKLTLGELDVLLLHNNQPVHLEIVYKFYLYDARVGASELEHWIGPNRSDTLVKKLDKLKDKQLPLLFNSHTMPVLERLNLTPNDILQRVWFKAQLFTPYQDYDIAFNLLNKACLKGFYIRPYQLKLFVDCKFNIPNKINWLQEIEVRVNWLNYNAFFEAVSVIINNKTSPLCWLKFPNGNIQKFFVVWWD, encoded by the coding sequence ATGCATCACAAAACCAAGGAAACACAACTGCAGTATCAGGGTTATGCCAATACACCCCTGCTTTGGAATGATCGGAAGGTATATAATCTGAAACAGCTGGAATTTACTTCGGAAACAACAGAGCGATTTACTGAAGTTTTACCTGATACTATGCGTTTGGGAAAACGGGTGGAGCGTTTTGTTAGTCATGAGTTGTCTCATGATGCCAGCATTGATATTCTCGCCGAAAATATACAAATACAACAGGATAAATTAACACTTGGCGAATTAGATGTCTTGTTACTGCATAATAACCAGCCTGTACATCTGGAAATTGTGTATAAATTTTACCTGTATGATGCCCGTGTGGGTGCCTCTGAACTGGAGCATTGGATTGGTCCTAACCGTAGCGATACATTAGTAAAAAAACTGGATAAACTTAAAGATAAACAATTACCACTTTTGTTTAATTCGCATACAATGCCCGTTTTAGAACGCCTGAATTTGACTCCTAACGATATTCTGCAACGGGTTTGGTTTAAAGCGCAGCTGTTCACGCCTTATCAGGATTATGACATAGCGTTTAATTTACTTAATAAAGCCTGTTTAAAAGGCTTTTATATCAGACCATACCAACTTAAACTTTTTGTTGATTGTAAATTCAATATACCAAACAAAATCAACTGGTTACAAGAAATAGAAGTTCGTGTTAACTGGTTAAATTATAATGCATTTTTTGAAGCTGTTAGTGTTATAATAAACAACAAAACATCCCCGCTTTGCTGGTTGAAATTCCCCAACGGAAATATCCAAAAGTTTTTTGTGGTTTGGTGGGATTAA
- a CDS encoding DUF4251 domain-containing protein, whose protein sequence is MKALTFVLSLFTLTLISCGSTQTAATPAEIEALKKLVDSKTFYIESDWAYPQITAAMSQVLNSPLMQPGSGGGGVNLIGNSNFLKLEGDSITSYLPYFGERRMGAAYGGTDNSIEFKGLVEDYRVKANKHSGYTINFDAKSNNENFTVSVDLFPNMKSSMTLTGNTRTPIQYTGKVSAKKEED, encoded by the coding sequence ATGAAAGCTCTTACATTCGTTCTTAGCCTATTCACACTTACACTTATATCCTGCGGAAGTACGCAAACCGCAGCTACACCAGCCGAAATTGAAGCCTTAAAAAAGCTGGTAGACAGTAAAACGTTTTATATAGAGTCCGATTGGGCTTACCCTCAAATAACAGCAGCCATGTCGCAGGTATTAAACTCCCCGTTAATGCAGCCAGGAAGCGGCGGTGGAGGGGTGAATTTAATAGGTAATTCTAATTTTTTAAAACTAGAAGGCGATAGCATTACCAGTTATTTACCTTATTTCGGGGAACGTAGAATGGGGGCTGCCTATGGTGGTACCGATAACAGTATCGAGTTTAAAGGATTAGTAGAAGACTATCGTGTTAAAGCAAATAAGCACAGTGGTTATACTATTAATTTTGATGCAAAAAGCAATAATGAAAACTTTACCGTATCTGTCGATTTGTTTCCTAATATGAAAAGCTCCATGACCCTTACAGGAAATACCAGAACGCCCATACAGTATACTGGAAAAGTATCTGCCAAAAAGGAAGAAGACTAA
- a CDS encoding Crp/Fnr family transcriptional regulator produces MNGKKISFSLYFLEKICPLSNEFKSFYQQHVKHALYKKGTLLNECGSLCDKLYFIKKGMIRGYHNIENNEITTWLSTDNELVTSITGFFKHIPASENMQAVEDTYVEYLAYNDFQVALSKFPEMVQIFNILLIEYYIHAENRTLLSRIPSAKGRFDHFVSNGNTFLLNRAPHKFLANMLSMRPETFSRILKAHQVDFANEMES; encoded by the coding sequence ATGAATGGCAAAAAAATATCTTTCTCTCTGTATTTTTTAGAAAAAATATGTCCCTTATCAAATGAATTTAAGTCTTTTTATCAGCAGCATGTCAAACATGCTTTATATAAAAAAGGAACTTTATTAAACGAATGCGGTTCTTTATGCGATAAATTATATTTCATAAAGAAAGGGATGATTCGTGGTTATCATAACATTGAGAATAACGAGATTACCACCTGGTTAAGTACCGATAACGAGTTAGTAACCTCTATCACCGGTTTTTTTAAGCATATTCCGGCTTCAGAAAACATGCAGGCTGTGGAAGATACCTATGTGGAATATCTGGCTTACAACGATTTTCAAGTGGCTTTAAGCAAGTTTCCTGAGATGGTTCAGATTTTCAATATATTACTTATCGAATATTATATTCATGCCGAAAACAGAACCCTGTTATCTCGAATACCATCGGCTAAAGGACGCTTTGATCATTTTGTGTCTAACGGAAATACTTTTCTTTTAAATCGGGCTCCTCATAAGTTTTTAGCTAATATGTTAAGTATGAGACCGGAAACGTTTAGTCGTATTTTAAAGGCACATCAGGTTGATTTTGCTAACGAAATGGAATCTTGA
- a CDS encoding cold-shock protein: MAKSQVTYNKIEKEKKRLKKREEKQKKKEARKIEAKENPKGIQFAYVDHNGNLTDTPPNPQLKEQIDLESIEVGIPKKEEREEEEPAAKEGKVSFFDTSKGFGFILDSINQEKYFVHVSGLLEPVSENDKVTYELERGPKGMNAVRVKKI; this comes from the coding sequence ATGGCAAAATCTCAGGTTACTTATAACAAAATTGAAAAAGAAAAGAAACGTTTAAAAAAGCGCGAGGAAAAGCAGAAGAAGAAAGAAGCACGCAAGATCGAAGCGAAGGAAAACCCTAAAGGAATTCAGTTCGCCTATGTAGATCATAACGGCAATTTAACTGATACGCCACCAAATCCACAACTAAAAGAGCAAATAGACCTGGAAAGTATTGAGGTGGGAATTCCAAAGAAGGAAGAACGCGAAGAGGAGGAGCCGGCTGCTAAAGAAGGTAAAGTATCATTTTTTGACACCTCTAAGGGCTTCGGATTTATTTTAGACAGTATTAATCAGGAAAAATATTTCGTTCATGTTAGTGGTTTACTCGAACCTGTTTCTGAAAATGACAAGGTAACTTACGAGCTGGAACGCGGACCTAAAGGCATGAACGCTGTCAGAGTTAAAAAAATATAA
- a CDS encoding DMT family transporter, whose translation MDVKKALKYMVISTLGFACMNATVKYLKDVNSYQIVFFRSLGSLFFTFGFLLKNKIPIIGKHNGLLIARSVVGATSMLLFFMSVKYLSIGTAVSLRYTAPIFAAIMAVFLLRERVKPLQWLFFIVSFIGVIVLKGLDSHINSYGLILVLIAAVLSGLVYIIISKIGKREHPAVIVNYFMVTATILGGVLSIGNWVTPKATEWPFLFSLGIFGYIGQIYMTKAFQSASTNIVAPLKYIEVVFTATIGVMLFQEVYTIWNLLGIALIIGGLVLNVWYKSKYIK comes from the coding sequence TTGGACGTTAAAAAAGCATTAAAATACATGGTAATTAGTACCCTGGGGTTCGCTTGCATGAACGCTACGGTAAAGTATCTAAAAGATGTTAACAGTTATCAAATTGTATTTTTCCGATCTTTAGGATCATTGTTTTTCACCTTCGGATTTTTATTAAAAAATAAGATTCCCATTATAGGCAAGCATAATGGCTTGCTTATTGCGCGTTCTGTAGTTGGTGCAACATCTATGTTGCTGTTTTTTATGTCGGTTAAATATCTGTCAATTGGTACGGCGGTGTCTTTACGATACACGGCACCTATTTTTGCAGCTATTATGGCGGTGTTTTTACTTCGTGAAAGGGTAAAACCTTTACAGTGGCTGTTCTTCATTGTCTCATTTATAGGTGTTATTGTATTAAAAGGGTTAGACAGCCATATCAATAGTTACGGATTAATACTGGTACTCATAGCAGCTGTTTTAAGTGGCCTGGTGTATATTATCATCAGTAAAATAGGTAAGCGTGAACATCCTGCGGTTATCGTAAATTATTTTATGGTAACAGCAACTATTTTAGGAGGCGTACTTTCTATTGGTAACTGGGTAACGCCTAAAGCTACAGAATGGCCTTTTTTATTCTCATTAGGTATTTTTGGTTATATCGGTCAGATCTACATGACCAAGGCATTTCAGTCGGCATCAACCAATATTGTGGCGCCATTAAAATACATAGAGGTGGTTTTTACAGCAACCATAGGGGTGATGTTGTTTCAGGAAGTGTATACCATCTGGAATCTGCTGGGAATAGCATTAATCATTGGTGGCTTGGTGTTAAATGTCTGGTACAAATCTAAATACATCAAATAG
- a CDS encoding DEAD/DEAH box helicase, translated as MSITSKAELEQEERKAGKDLYSYQKGAINKIFKAFDESRDDYHLLYQLPTGGGKTVIFSEIVRQYLKNHNKKVLIMTHRIELCRQTSRMLTEFAVENKVVDSKADLSDQANYSCFVAMVETLNNRLNDNKLDISDIGLVIIDEAHYNSFTKLFKFFSQSFILGVTATPLSSSIELPMTDNYDELIVGESIESLIENGFLARADMYTYNVGLTSLVVGANGDYTVKSSEDLYTADDMLSKLLQAYEERSKGKKTLIFNNGINTSLHVYDTFKRAGYPIAHLDNTNTKKERAQILKWFKNTPDAILTSVSILTTGFDEPSVESIILNRATKSLTLYYQMIGRGSRILKDKTKFTVIDLGNNFYRFGPWGDNLDWQRIFKSPNYYLDSIISDEELESNFRYEMPDDLRKEFGKSDEVYFDIQKTYVDSIRSGESSKVVLERSIEQHARICIENSEDVYDAIGLAKMLGDDIDFRIQRYTKCISKSTYNFVEWLKDDYRKKLNSYLRHNFDEVFEDIHGYPPED; from the coding sequence ATGTCTATTACATCGAAAGCAGAATTAGAACAAGAAGAGCGTAAAGCAGGGAAAGATTTATATAGTTATCAGAAGGGAGCCATAAATAAAATTTTTAAGGCTTTTGATGAATCGCGCGATGATTACCACTTATTATACCAATTACCAACAGGTGGTGGTAAAACGGTTATATTTTCTGAAATCGTTAGACAGTATTTAAAAAACCACAACAAGAAGGTGTTAATTATGACACACCGTATTGAGCTTTGCAGACAAACATCAAGAATGCTTACCGAGTTTGCTGTGGAAAACAAAGTGGTTGATAGTAAGGCAGATTTAAGCGATCAGGCAAACTACAGCTGTTTTGTAGCTATGGTTGAAACTTTAAATAACCGTTTAAATGACAATAAACTTGATATCTCAGATATTGGTTTAGTAATTATTGATGAGGCACACTACAACTCATTTACTAAATTATTTAAGTTTTTTAGTCAGTCGTTTATTCTAGGTGTTACGGCAACACCTTTAAGTTCAAGTATAGAATTACCGATGACCGACAATTACGATGAGTTAATTGTTGGTGAAAGCATTGAATCGTTAATTGAAAACGGATTCTTGGCACGTGCTGACATGTATACGTATAACGTTGGTTTAACCTCCTTAGTGGTTGGTGCTAATGGTGATTATACGGTAAAATCTTCTGAAGATCTGTATACAGCCGATGATATGTTATCGAAGTTATTACAAGCTTATGAAGAGCGTTCAAAAGGGAAAAAGACCTTAATCTTTAATAATGGTATTAATACGTCGTTGCATGTTTACGATACCTTTAAAAGGGCAGGTTACCCAATTGCACACTTAGACAATACAAACACAAAGAAAGAGCGAGCTCAAATCTTAAAATGGTTTAAGAATACGCCGGATGCTATTTTAACCTCGGTTAGTATCTTAACCACTGGTTTCGATGAGCCGTCGGTAGAAAGTATCATTCTTAACCGTGCAACCAAATCGTTAACTTTATATTACCAGATGATTGGTCGTGGGTCTCGTATATTAAAAGACAAAACCAAGTTTACTGTTATCGATTTAGGTAATAACTTCTACCGTTTCGGACCTTGGGGAGATAATTTAGACTGGCAACGTATCTTTAAATCACCTAATTATTACTTAGATTCTATTATAAGTGATGAAGAGTTAGAAAGTAATTTCCGTTACGAAATGCCGGACGATTTACGTAAAGAGTTTGGCAAGAGCGACGAAGTGTATTTCGATATTCAGAAAACATACGTAGATTCTATTAGAAGCGGGGAGTCTTCAAAAGTAGTTTTAGAACGTTCTATTGAGCAACACGCCAGAATATGTATTGAGAATAGTGAAGATGTATATGATGCTATTGGTTTAGCGAAGATGTTAGGAGATGATATCGACTTCAGAATTCAGCGTTACACCAAGTGCATTAGTAAAAGCACCTATAACTTTGTAGAGTGGTTAAAAGACGATTACCGTAAGAAATTAAACTCGTATTTACGTCATAATTTTGACGAGGTATTTGAAGATATTCATGGATATCCGCCGGAAGATTAA
- a CDS encoding EamA family transporter: MWMYLGLLAALFLGLHNLCKKHAVQGNEVFPVLFGTILAGFLLLLPWFVLSKVNPALAKDIGLYITDIPLAKHGYIFIKSGIMAASWILAYQALKHLPITIVTPIRSAGPFFTFIGAILIYREQPTFTQWIGFFLIIFSVFLYSKIGKKEGIHFKSNKWIFAIVGATFLGSSAGLYDKFLIQNLSLEPQTLQFWFCLYTTLILLGVLCVTFFPNAEKRKAFKFRWTIPAVGILLQMADYFSFKALQDPDALIMLLSAIKRSQILIAVVIGGLIFREQNKRKKLIPLVGIMLGVALILYSK; this comes from the coding sequence ATGTGGATGTATCTTGGGCTGCTTGCAGCATTATTTTTAGGCTTACATAATTTATGTAAAAAACACGCCGTTCAAGGCAATGAAGTATTTCCGGTACTTTTTGGTACCATTCTGGCTGGATTTTTATTATTACTACCCTGGTTTGTTCTGTCGAAAGTCAATCCTGCTTTAGCAAAAGACATCGGGTTGTACATTACCGATATTCCTTTAGCTAAACATGGTTATATTTTTATAAAGTCGGGCATTATGGCGGCTTCATGGATTTTGGCTTATCAGGCACTAAAACATTTACCCATTACCATCGTGACTCCTATTCGTTCGGCTGGTCCGTTTTTCACGTTTATTGGTGCTATTTTGATTTATAGGGAACAACCCACATTTACGCAATGGATTGGTTTCTTCCTGATTATTTTTTCGGTGTTTTTATATTCTAAAATCGGAAAAAAAGAAGGCATACATTTTAAAAGCAACAAATGGATTTTCGCTATCGTTGGCGCTACATTTTTAGGGTCATCAGCCGGATTATATGATAAATTCCTGATTCAGAATTTAAGTTTAGAGCCTCAAACCTTACAGTTCTGGTTTTGTTTATACACCACATTAATTCTGTTAGGGGTTTTGTGCGTTACCTTTTTTCCGAATGCTGAAAAACGTAAAGCATTTAAATTCCGGTGGACGATTCCAGCTGTTGGAATCCTGCTGCAAATGGCAGATTACTTCTCATTTAAGGCATTACAAGACCCGGATGCATTAATTATGCTGCTTTCAGCTATAAAACGCAGTCAGATTTTAATTGCCGTAGTTATTGGCGGATTAATATTCAGGGAACAAAACAAACGCAAGAAACTTATTCCGTTGGTAGGTATTATGCTTGGGGTAGCCTTAATACTCTATTCGAAGTAA
- a CDS encoding EamA family transporter, translated as MSIPRKTVLIVLAFFAIYVIWGSTYLLNKIAVSELPPFFLASFRFTLAGLIIFAISKLMKLPLAITRRQLINSIITGFLFLVYGNGVFVWALRYVDSGFGALEASTQPLFVLLLLKLIDGKKMQSNSVIGVILGVVGMYILVSQNELVTQEGTLLGMFMILTCVLSWSYGSIFVSKADLPANYFVSTAYQMIASGVMLVITSLTLDETWVAPNNWSTPVMWSMLLLAIFGSVVAFTAFNYLLKVVSPEKVSTSAYVNPVIAIFLGWLVLDEAISAQTIIAAAILLTGVYFITTKRKIKLRPFGR; from the coding sequence ATGAGTATACCTCGTAAAACTGTTTTAATTGTATTGGCATTTTTTGCTATTTACGTGATTTGGGGTTCTACCTATCTGTTAAACAAAATAGCCGTTTCCGAATTACCACCTTTTTTTTTAGCGTCCTTTCGTTTTACATTGGCAGGACTTATCATTTTTGCGATTTCAAAACTGATGAAGTTGCCTTTGGCTATTACCCGAAGACAGTTAATTAATTCTATTATTACCGGATTTCTATTTCTGGTGTATGGTAATGGTGTGTTTGTTTGGGCCTTAAGATATGTTGATAGTGGCTTTGGCGCTTTAGAAGCTTCAACGCAACCATTGTTTGTTTTGTTGCTTTTGAAGCTAATCGATGGTAAAAAGATGCAATCTAATTCTGTTATCGGGGTGATCTTAGGTGTGGTCGGGATGTATATTTTGGTAAGCCAGAATGAACTCGTAACCCAGGAAGGTACTCTGCTAGGCATGTTTATGATTCTAACCTGTGTATTAAGTTGGAGTTACGGCAGTATTTTTGTTTCAAAAGCCGACTTGCCAGCCAATTATTTTGTAAGTACCGCATACCAAATGATAGCTTCGGGCGTAATGCTGGTTATAACGAGCTTAACCTTAGATGAAACCTGGGTAGCACCCAATAACTGGAGCACTCCGGTTATGTGGTCTATGTTGTTGCTTGCCATTTTTGGAAGTGTTGTGGCCTTTACCGCTTTTAATTATTTACTTAAAGTGGTATCACCGGAAAAGGTATCCACTTCAGCTTATGTAAATCCGGTTATCGCTATATTTTTAGGTTGGTTGGTTCTGGATGAAGCCATTAGTGCTCAAACCATAATTGCCGCAGCCATATTATTAACCGGGGTGTATTTTATAACCACCAAACGAAAAATAAAACTAAGACCTTTTGGACGTTAA